The following coding sequences lie in one Pseudorca crassidens isolate mPseCra1 chromosome 2, mPseCra1.hap1, whole genome shotgun sequence genomic window:
- the FAM20B gene encoding glycosaminoglycan xylosylkinase isoform X3, which produces MEGSVTLWLPDVWPLQKHRHPWGRTYREGKLARWEYDESYCDAVKKTSPYDSGPRLLDIIDTAVFDYLIGNADRHHYESFQDDEGASMLILLDNAKSFGNPSLDERSILAPLYQCCIIRVSTWNRLNSLKNGVLKSALRSAMAHDPISPVLSDPHLDAVDQRLLSVLATVKQCTDQFGMDAVLVEDRMPLSHL; this is translated from the exons ATGGAGGGGTCTGTCACGCTTTGGCTTCCAGATGTGTGGCCTCTACAGAAACACCGACACCCATGGGGCAGGACTTACCGAGAGGGCAAATTAGCCAG GTGGGAGTATGATGAGAGCTACTGTGACGCTGTGAAGAAAACGTCCCCTTATGACTCTGGCCCTCGCCTCTTGGACATCATTGATACAGCTGTCTTTGATTACCTGATTGGCAATGCTGACCGCCATCACTACGAGAGTTTTCAAGACGATGAAGGCGCTAGTATGCTCATCCTTCTCGATAATGCCAAAAG ctTTGGGAACCCCTCGCTGGATGAGAGAAGCATTCTTGCCCCTCTCTATCAGTGTTGCAT CATTCGGGTTTCTACCTGGAACAGACTGAACTCCCTGAAGAATGGTGTGCTGAAGTCTGCCTTAAGATCTGCCATGGCCCATGACCCCATCTCCCCAGTGCTCTCTGATCCTCACCTAGACGCTGTGGACCAGCGGCTCCTGAGTGTCCTGGCCACCGTGAAGCAGTGCACTGACCAGTTTGGGATGGACGCAGTGCTGGTGGAAGACAGGATGCCTCTCTCCCACTTGTAA